A genomic stretch from Desulfobacterales bacterium includes:
- a CDS encoding HAMP domain-containing sensor histidine kinase, translating into MSETRQILKESVKNSSESSSIGFFREIDVDFLVHELKDPVAVIEAGIRTLLERPDKFGPLSERQRRTLERALRNSRKAGRLLQELLEIGRGESGCFISEMFRPAEAVFTALVEAAESVSVELAESIAPAQTRRQIGEALQRENVLFEVSEQANQVEIVQDQRKFQQIVGNLVKNALYHRKKQVEIRVDIGPVGFIVDVRDDGPGVPASFHKQIFQRYMRANACLDLPRKGHGLGLAGARALARCLGGDILLRSGRGRGAVFRFIMPI; encoded by the coding sequence ATGTCGGAAACCCGCCAAATCCTTAAGGAAAGCGTGAAGAATTCTTCCGAATCGTCGTCAATCGGGTTTTTCAGGGAAATTGATGTGGATTTTCTTGTGCATGAACTGAAGGATCCCGTCGCTGTGATAGAGGCCGGCATACGAACGCTTCTGGAGCGCCCGGACAAGTTCGGGCCCTTATCCGAGCGACAAAGACGGACACTAGAGCGCGCCCTGAGAAATTCGCGCAAAGCCGGAAGACTTCTTCAAGAACTTCTTGAAATCGGGCGCGGTGAATCCGGCTGTTTTATTTCGGAAATGTTTCGACCCGCAGAGGCGGTTTTCACGGCACTGGTCGAGGCTGCGGAGAGTGTATCCGTCGAGTTGGCCGAATCGATCGCACCGGCGCAGACACGCCGGCAGATCGGCGAAGCGCTGCAGCGGGAAAATGTTCTGTTCGAGGTGTCGGAGCAGGCGAATCAGGTCGAGATTGTTCAGGATCAGCGAAAGTTTCAGCAAATTGTCGGTAACCTGGTCAAAAACGCGCTGTATCATCGCAAGAAACAGGTCGAGATAAGGGTGGATATCGGTCCGGTCGGCTTTATTGTAGATGTTCGGGATGATGGCCCCGGCGTACCGGCATCCTTTCATAAACAGATTTTTCAACGTTATATGCGAGCGAACGCATGTTTGGACTTACCCCGAAAGGGTCATGGGCTCGGCCTTGCCGGTGCCCGGGCCCTGGCAAGATGTCTCGGGGGGGATATTTTATTAAGAAGTGGCCGGGGACGTGGCGCTGTTTTTCGGTTCATTATGCCGATTTAA
- a CDS encoding ATP-dependent helicase, whose product MELNRQQQAAVEYENGHVLVLAGAGTGKTRTIIARAAHLVKRGVKPERILLLSFTRRAAREMVDRLNQMVGAHSARILAGTFHHFCLYSMRRMPSAFQLDSTTVIDRDDQLQLLRLIRSEIKDKTGPFPRASELLNQCSYARNTLRPMGEYLDQYTNYDAQTAEKVIRIFSRYDERKRQNGYLDYDDILFRFVERLHDPDIGAHLRGLYDHILVDEMQDTNPLQWEVLQGLRDPAKLFCVGDDAQSIYAFRGADFRNVHSFTSRVPNSVVLRLEENYRSTQGILELSNWLLKQSPVQYGKRLTAVRKEKSTPVLMDFSSDIEEARWVVDDLRRRHENGTAWRDIMIITRTGYGARAVESYMVEEEIPYQFIGGTSLLQTAHVKDLLSMVRAAANHRDELAWARYLTLWPRIGDATAAKLIHGMNQRETFFEAMTFLAVKLKNRENIINGPRQVAEQLSEPAAAMKAAVEFLSPMLETRYENWRIRRRDLDLLVRLSGEHRSLSAFLEIYTLDPISVSSAQRKGQEDVVTLTTVHSAKGTQAPVCYLIRVEPGMYPHLRSLGSEDQMEEERRILYVAITRAKDELIVTRTWNTYGWAPASFYGAVGPHGRGSQYLLNDLAEPLVQRER is encoded by the coding sequence ATGGAGTTGAACCGCCAGCAACAAGCGGCTGTTGAATACGAAAACGGGCATGTATTGGTGTTGGCCGGCGCCGGTACCGGAAAGACGCGCACTATTATTGCCCGGGCCGCGCACCTTGTAAAGCGCGGGGTGAAGCCGGAACGTATTTTATTGCTTTCATTCACGCGCCGCGCGGCCAGGGAGATGGTGGATCGGTTGAATCAAATGGTCGGCGCCCATTCGGCAAGAATATTGGCGGGAACCTTTCATCATTTTTGTCTCTACAGTATGCGGCGAATGCCTTCGGCCTTTCAGCTGGATTCGACTACGGTTATTGACCGGGATGATCAGCTTCAGCTTCTCAGATTAATTCGAAGCGAGATAAAAGACAAAACTGGACCTTTCCCACGCGCATCCGAGTTGCTCAATCAATGCTCCTATGCCAGAAACACGCTTCGGCCAATGGGGGAGTATCTGGACCAGTACACGAATTATGATGCGCAAACGGCTGAAAAGGTCATCCGGATTTTCAGCCGCTACGATGAACGAAAACGTCAAAACGGGTATCTTGACTACGATGATATTCTTTTTCGGTTTGTGGAGCGATTACATGATCCGGACATCGGTGCACACTTGCGCGGATTATATGATCATATTCTTGTCGATGAGATGCAGGATACCAATCCGTTGCAGTGGGAAGTACTTCAGGGGTTGCGGGATCCGGCGAAACTGTTTTGTGTCGGTGACGACGCGCAAAGTATTTATGCGTTTCGCGGCGCCGATTTCAGAAATGTTCATTCTTTTACTTCTCGGGTGCCCAATTCGGTTGTTCTCCGGCTGGAAGAAAATTACCGATCCACGCAGGGAATCCTTGAGCTGTCTAATTGGCTGTTGAAACAATCCCCGGTTCAATACGGCAAAAGGTTGACCGCTGTCAGAAAAGAGAAGAGCACGCCGGTGCTGATGGATTTTTCTTCGGATATAGAAGAAGCGAGGTGGGTTGTTGATGACTTGCGGCGACGCCATGAAAACGGGACAGCCTGGCGCGATATAATGATTATTACCCGGACCGGTTACGGCGCCAGGGCCGTGGAGTCGTATATGGTCGAGGAGGAGATTCCGTACCAGTTTATCGGTGGTACCAGTCTCTTGCAGACGGCCCATGTTAAGGATTTGCTGAGCATGGTTCGGGCCGCTGCCAATCACCGCGATGAGCTGGCTTGGGCTCGATATTTGACGCTTTGGCCACGAATCGGCGACGCAACGGCGGCTAAGCTGATTCATGGCATGAATCAAAGAGAGACTTTTTTCGAGGCCATGACCTTTCTCGCGGTCAAGCTGAAAAACAGGGAAAACATTATTAACGGCCCTCGCCAGGTAGCTGAGCAGTTGAGCGAGCCGGCGGCGGCCATGAAGGCAGCAGTGGAATTCTTAAGCCCGATGCTGGAAACCCGTTATGAGAACTGGCGTATCCGACGCCGCGATTTGGATCTTCTCGTGCGGCTCTCCGGTGAGCATCGCAGCCTTTCGGCTTTTCTGGAAATTTACACCCTGGATCCCATTTCCGTTTCTTCAGCCCAAAGGAAGGGACAAGAGGATGTGGTCACTTTGACGACGGTTCACAGCGCCAAAGGGACGCAAGCGCCGGTATGCTATCTCATACGCGTTGAGCCCGGCATGTATCCGCATTTGCGCAGCCTTGGCTCCGAAGATCAGATGGAAGAGGAAAGAAGAATCCTGTATGTGGCCATCACCCGGGCCAAGGACGAATTGATTGTCACGCGCACCTGGAACACCTACGGTTGGGCCCCGGCATCGTTTTACGGCGCCGTTGGTCCGCATGGTCGAGGCTCGCAATATCTATTAAATGATCTGGCGGAGCCGTTGGTGCAGCGGGAAAGATAA
- a CDS encoding recombinase family protein: protein MDDFLHNLRKNTERNYEKRNKPQYNNPQYRGPERRGARDQQRRPFQKKSEFEDLMVDLMPGIKALLTGIEEGQRKVIEVVERTVEAQVRQVEIFETIAVLLQNLVEGAGDDVPFSGPFTADSQGQSEVHKSAQPASPAMIDRDEVVESILRLREDGMTYKEIAQRLEDEHVPTFSGKGAWHAQTVHKVCNRGV, encoded by the coding sequence ATGGACGATTTTCTGCATAATTTGCGAAAAAACACGGAACGTAATTACGAAAAACGAAACAAACCACAATACAACAATCCCCAATACCGTGGGCCGGAGCGTCGTGGCGCTCGGGATCAACAGCGTCGGCCATTTCAGAAAAAAAGCGAATTTGAGGACCTGATGGTGGACCTGATGCCGGGAATCAAGGCGCTGCTCACCGGTATCGAAGAAGGCCAGAGAAAGGTGATCGAAGTTGTCGAACGCACCGTAGAAGCCCAGGTACGTCAGGTTGAGATTTTCGAAACGATCGCTGTTTTATTACAAAATCTGGTTGAAGGCGCTGGAGATGATGTCCCTTTTTCAGGCCCGTTCACTGCAGATAGCCAAGGGCAAAGCGAGGTTCATAAAAGCGCGCAACCGGCTTCTCCGGCCATGATTGATCGTGATGAAGTGGTTGAATCGATTCTCAGGCTGCGTGAAGACGGCATGACCTATAAAGAGATTGCCCAACGCCTGGAAGATGAACATGTTCCTACATTTTCCGGAAAAGGCGCTTGGCACGCGCAGACGGTTCATAAGGTTTGCAATCGAGGCGTCTAA
- the argS gene encoding arginine--tRNA ligase has protein sequence MNLDRLTHAVLDHFNRAAEAAFGQIPPEVKIVAPPNVAMGDFAIECFALAKTFRKAPNQIAPQIAERFEKGDLIQEVTAAGPYINVKINPGELFYYACKELFTLPPFVTPPISKDSRRVMVEYLSPNTNKPLHLGHVRNGALGMAVARLYEATGCNTIKANLVNDRGVHICKSMLAWQTWGNGTTPETEGMKGDHFVGHWYVRFAKEADTNPSLEEKAQTMLQQWENGDSEIIRIWKMMNEWVYAGFAETYRRLGLAFDAFYYESQTYQHGKQAILEGLEKGILFRDQKGNTVFSLPEKSFGLNENGEPKKITLLRPDGTSLYMTQDIGTTLLKVADHHLESCIFVVGSEQNYHFQCLFTLLDALGNEWAKNCHHLSYGMVYLPEGKMKSREGKVVDADDLITSMEALAAEEVRKRDPDHELTEAEVLRRAEKIASGAIKFYLLRVKPAQDIHFDPQESISFDGFTGPYCQYAYARICGILRKAAERGFDIATQPGAMHLLGEEEELVLAHLLIRFPEAVARAARELNPSFIGNYIFNTAKSFNQFYNKHSVINAEEKELAIARLHLTAAVARMIKEGLRLLNIDVMEKM, from the coding sequence ATGAACCTGGATCGTCTGACGCATGCCGTACTGGATCACTTTAACCGGGCCGCCGAGGCGGCCTTCGGCCAAATCCCACCCGAGGTGAAAATTGTCGCTCCGCCCAATGTGGCCATGGGCGATTTTGCCATCGAGTGCTTTGCCCTGGCAAAAACCTTTCGAAAAGCCCCCAACCAGATCGCGCCACAAATCGCGGAGCGTTTTGAAAAAGGCGATTTGATACAGGAAGTTACCGCAGCGGGGCCGTATATCAATGTCAAAATAAATCCCGGTGAGCTCTTTTACTACGCATGCAAGGAGCTTTTCACCCTGCCCCCGTTTGTCACGCCGCCCATATCCAAAGATTCCCGGCGGGTAATGGTGGAATATCTTTCACCCAACACCAATAAGCCGTTGCATTTGGGCCATGTGCGAAACGGCGCGCTCGGAATGGCGGTGGCCCGGCTGTATGAAGCCACCGGGTGTAACACCATTAAAGCCAACCTCGTCAACGACCGGGGCGTTCATATCTGTAAAAGCATGCTGGCCTGGCAAACCTGGGGGAACGGCACAACGCCTGAGACCGAAGGGATGAAAGGCGATCATTTCGTGGGACACTGGTATGTGCGCTTTGCAAAGGAAGCCGATACCAACCCAAGCCTGGAAGAAAAAGCCCAGACCATGTTGCAGCAATGGGAAAACGGGGATTCGGAAATCATCCGCATTTGGAAGATGATGAATGAATGGGTTTACGCGGGCTTTGCCGAGACCTATCGAAGACTCGGCCTTGCCTTTGACGCGTTCTACTACGAATCGCAAACGTATCAACACGGCAAGCAGGCGATCTTGGAAGGACTTGAAAAAGGCATTTTGTTTCGGGATCAAAAAGGCAACACGGTTTTTTCTCTTCCCGAGAAAAGTTTCGGTTTAAATGAAAACGGCGAGCCGAAAAAAATCACCCTGCTGCGACCCGACGGCACAAGCCTGTATATGACCCAGGATATCGGCACCACGCTTTTGAAAGTGGCGGATCATCACCTTGAATCGTGCATTTTTGTGGTCGGAAGTGAGCAGAATTATCATTTCCAATGTCTCTTCACGCTGCTGGACGCTCTGGGGAATGAGTGGGCGAAAAATTGCCACCATTTATCTTACGGCATGGTCTATCTTCCGGAAGGGAAAATGAAATCCCGGGAGGGAAAGGTGGTGGACGCCGATGATCTGATCACGAGCATGGAAGCCCTGGCCGCCGAAGAGGTGCGAAAGCGTGATCCGGATCATGAACTCACGGAGGCGGAGGTATTGAGGCGAGCCGAGAAAATCGCATCGGGCGCCATCAAATTCTACCTGTTGCGAGTCAAACCGGCCCAGGACATTCACTTCGATCCGCAGGAATCCATTTCATTTGACGGCTTCACCGGCCCCTATTGCCAATATGCCTACGCCCGCATTTGCGGCATTTTGAGAAAAGCGGCGGAAAGGGGATTCGATATTGCAACGCAACCCGGCGCCATGCATCTTTTGGGGGAAGAAGAAGAACTCGTTCTGGCTCACTTGCTGATTCGATTTCCGGAAGCCGTGGCGCGGGCGGCCAGGGAACTTAACCCCTCTTTCATCGGCAATTACATCTTTAACACAGCCAAATCCTTTAATCAGTTTTACAACAAGCACTCAGTCATCAACGCGGAGGAAAAGGAATTGGCCATCGCAAGGCTTCATCTAACCGCTGCCGTGGCCCGCATGATAAAGGAAGGACTGCGGCTTCTTAATATTGACGTTATGGAAAAAATGTAG
- a CDS encoding TIGR02757 family protein produces the protein MYESYNHPKYVHPDPIEFLYAFSSSEDREIVGFLASALAYGRVTQILNSVSRVLRVMGTSPHQFLLQSSWASFQEMFAGFSHRFATGEEISALLVGAGGVINRYGSLQAAFLSGYSETDETILPALSHFVSVVMEAAPSSPGHLLPQPERGSACKRLNLFLRWMVRRDAVDPGEWRQIPPSRLIIPLDTHMHRVGLNLGFTGRKQGDMKTALEITNGFKAMVPEDPVRYDFVLTRLGVWGKTQWLER, from the coding sequence CTGTACGAAAGTTATAATCATCCCAAATATGTTCATCCGGACCCTATTGAGTTCTTGTATGCTTTCAGTTCTTCCGAGGATCGGGAAATTGTCGGTTTTTTAGCGTCGGCGCTGGCTTACGGCAGAGTGACCCAAATCCTAAACAGCGTTTCCCGCGTTCTTCGGGTAATGGGCACTTCGCCACATCAGTTTTTATTACAGTCTTCATGGGCTTCTTTTCAAGAAATGTTTGCGGGCTTTTCCCATCGCTTCGCAACAGGTGAAGAAATATCGGCACTACTGGTGGGAGCGGGTGGTGTTATAAATCGATACGGTTCGCTTCAGGCGGCTTTTCTATCCGGATATAGCGAAACGGACGAAACGATTTTACCGGCGCTGTCGCATTTTGTGAGCGTTGTGATGGAGGCTGCGCCGTCGTCGCCCGGGCACTTGCTGCCGCAACCGGAGCGTGGCAGTGCGTGCAAACGACTGAATTTGTTTTTACGATGGATGGTTCGCCGGGATGCCGTGGATCCGGGTGAATGGCGACAAATACCACCGTCCCGGTTGATTATTCCTTTGGACACGCATATGCACCGCGTCGGGTTGAATTTGGGGTTTACCGGACGCAAACAAGGGGATATGAAAACAGCGCTGGAAATTACGAACGGCTTTAAAGCCATGGTGCCCGAGGATCCCGTACGCTATGATTTTGTACTGACGCGGCTGGGTGTCTGGGGCAAAACACAATGGTTGGAAAGGTGA
- a CDS encoding dynamin family protein, whose amino-acid sequence MNEKKLQREIQARVEKKLFPLFEEYLLDSGELAMVLKWKPIVLLLGNYSSGKSTLINELLDAEIQLTGQAPTDDSFTVITAPGVNEKLGLVTGASLVNDDQLPFSRLKAYGEKLSSHFQMKLIDFPLLENLAIIDTPGMLDSVTEKGRGYDFEKVIGEFALLADLVVLMFDPHKAGTIKETYTTIRGTLPETSEEDRVVYVMSRIDECDNLGDLIRSYGTLCWNLSQMTGRKDIPRIFLTFSPTVRRKTKALEAWVDERNQLKEKILAAPGHKISHILHLLDRKLHELKLTAEAMVEFVKGGRCALRGVVKKAVIGGIGVFITIDLFSAMVTGSGGRSFLLSLLAGAVAIDKLVLPLFGVLITWSASALWFTKWRLPRYFQACREDVDRLVSLTTPYQEYIWQRVRGNVLALISAPELDMKALSHPHQKNLERVDRFIREDLKRYFSMDRLIVAEGDEPGVQISLDSPYDEPTVAPDELSRPVVKSESL is encoded by the coding sequence ATGAATGAGAAGAAGCTGCAGCGAGAGATTCAAGCCCGGGTTGAAAAAAAGCTGTTTCCTCTGTTTGAAGAATATTTGCTTGATTCAGGCGAATTGGCGATGGTGCTCAAATGGAAACCGATCGTTTTGCTGCTGGGCAATTATTCATCGGGAAAATCGACATTGATCAATGAGCTTCTAGATGCGGAGATTCAGCTTACCGGCCAGGCGCCTACCGATGATTCTTTTACCGTTATCACGGCGCCGGGGGTCAACGAAAAATTGGGTCTGGTCACCGGCGCGTCTCTGGTGAATGATGATCAGCTGCCGTTTTCAAGGCTCAAAGCCTATGGAGAGAAACTCAGCTCCCATTTCCAAATGAAACTGATTGATTTTCCTCTGCTGGAAAACCTGGCGATTATCGATACGCCCGGAATGCTTGATTCGGTGACGGAAAAGGGCAGAGGATATGATTTTGAAAAGGTGATCGGTGAGTTTGCCCTGCTTGCGGATCTGGTGGTGTTGATGTTTGATCCGCACAAGGCCGGCACCATCAAGGAAACTTATACAACAATTCGCGGCACGCTTCCGGAAACATCCGAGGAAGATCGGGTGGTCTACGTGATGAGCCGCATTGATGAATGTGATAACCTCGGCGATCTGATTCGTTCTTACGGCACGCTGTGCTGGAACCTTTCCCAGATGACCGGGCGCAAGGATATCCCTAGAATTTTTTTAACGTTTTCTCCGACTGTGCGCCGCAAAACCAAAGCACTCGAAGCATGGGTGGATGAGCGCAATCAGCTCAAGGAGAAAATTCTGGCTGCTCCGGGGCATAAAATCAGCCATATTCTGCACCTGCTCGATCGAAAGCTTCATGAACTCAAACTGACCGCGGAGGCAATGGTCGAATTTGTCAAGGGCGGGCGGTGCGCATTGCGAGGTGTGGTTAAGAAAGCCGTTATCGGTGGTATCGGCGTGTTTATAACGATCGATCTGTTTTCCGCCATGGTGACCGGGTCGGGGGGCCGCTCATTTCTGTTATCTCTTTTAGCTGGAGCGGTCGCAATCGACAAGCTGGTGCTGCCGTTGTTCGGTGTGTTGATCACTTGGTCCGCTTCGGCGCTTTGGTTTACCAAATGGCGGTTACCGCGATATTTTCAGGCTTGTCGGGAGGATGTGGACCGCCTGGTTTCGCTCACCACTCCCTACCAAGAATATATCTGGCAGCGTGTGCGCGGTAATGTGTTGGCACTGATATCAGCACCGGAACTTGATATGAAGGCCTTGTCCCACCCGCACCAGAAAAACCTTGAGCGGGTGGACCGGTTCATTCGAGAAGATCTTAAGCGGTATTTTTCAATGGACCGCCTGATCGTTGCCGAAGGAGATGAGCCGGGAGTGCAAATTTCGCTTGATTCCCCGTACGATGAGCCGACGGTCGCTCCCGATGAGTTGTCGCGACCGGTGGTGAAGTCCGAATCATTGTAG
- a CDS encoding response regulator, whose amino-acid sequence MTSSSYLSGKHILVVDDDPDILESVEEILDLAKIDTAQDYEQAVQKIKMNPYDLAILDIMGVNGLVLLGECVAKKIPTVMLTAHAVNPETLMASIQKGAIAYFPKEVLADLDKMLEKLLGTWQRGEPTWKFLFEILGDYFNERFGPGWQEKDKDFWSEFSRTYHVSKGIRERLMQDPKVLERGV is encoded by the coding sequence GTGACATCTTCATCTTATTTGTCGGGAAAACATATTTTGGTGGTGGACGATGATCCGGATATTCTGGAGTCCGTCGAGGAGATTCTGGACCTTGCGAAAATCGATACGGCGCAGGATTACGAGCAGGCGGTTCAAAAAATAAAAATGAATCCGTATGATCTGGCGATTTTGGATATCATGGGGGTCAACGGTCTGGTGCTGCTGGGGGAATGTGTCGCAAAAAAGATACCCACGGTCATGTTGACCGCCCATGCCGTGAATCCCGAAACCCTGATGGCGTCCATACAAAAGGGGGCCATCGCCTATTTCCCGAAGGAAGTACTGGCGGATCTGGATAAAATGCTGGAAAAACTGCTGGGAACCTGGCAGCGAGGCGAGCCGACCTGGAAATTCCTGTTTGAGATTCTCGGGGACTATTTTAATGAACGATTCGGCCCCGGATGGCAGGAAAAGGACAAGGATTTCTGGTCGGAGTTCAGTCGAACCTATCATGTGAGCAAAGGCATTCGTGAGCGCTTGATGCAGGATCCGAAAGTTCTTGAGCGTGGCGTATAG
- a CDS encoding S24 family peptidase, with amino-acid sequence MPIARFDQFLERLSQAAGIGSQTALADVLGVNRSAITQARKKDAIPSKWLLQIYRTYGLNPDWLEKGEGQTFIDSSHSPIGQTEAFRQIPKVKARLCAGDGSFEVESEIDSFFSFRAAWLQRKGTAAHMVLMDVFGNSMEPEIRDGDTVLIDKSQKDILAGAIYAVGIEDTIMVKRLEKHPQALVLISDNTSYAPIHLKKEDMNTVRIIGKVVWICRELC; translated from the coding sequence TTGCCGATAGCACGATTTGACCAATTTTTAGAACGGTTATCCCAAGCTGCCGGCATCGGCTCTCAGACGGCGCTTGCGGATGTATTGGGGGTTAACCGTTCCGCTATCACGCAGGCACGAAAAAAAGATGCGATTCCATCCAAATGGCTGCTGCAGATTTACCGCACCTACGGGTTAAATCCGGATTGGCTTGAAAAAGGTGAGGGGCAAACCTTCATCGACTCGTCCCATTCACCGATCGGCCAGACCGAAGCGTTCAGGCAAATCCCAAAGGTCAAGGCCCGCCTGTGCGCGGGTGACGGATCATTTGAAGTCGAATCGGAGATAGACAGCTTTTTTTCTTTCCGGGCCGCTTGGTTGCAACGAAAAGGGACCGCGGCGCACATGGTGCTGATGGATGTTTTCGGCAACAGCATGGAACCGGAAATAAGAGACGGCGATACGGTGCTGATCGATAAATCTCAGAAGGACATTCTGGCGGGGGCCATCTACGCCGTCGGCATTGAAGACACGATTATGGTTAAACGCCTCGAAAAACACCCGCAAGCGCTGGTGTTAATCAGCGACAATACATCTTACGCCCCGATTCACCTGAAAAAGGAAGATATGAATACCGTCCGGATTATTGGGAAGGTCGTCTGGATCTGTCGCGAATTATGTTGA